A genomic region of Nostoc sp. UHCC 0702 contains the following coding sequences:
- a CDS encoding HAD family phosphatase, which yields MDGLLFDTESIARWAWKQALDSHGYVMDNDLYNEFIGRDLSWREKILKKRYGEDFPFESVTAQRIKIGDEREIREGLPTKAGVLDLLNRLSNLGVIIGLATGTSRVRTIRRLTDAAIDQYFTTIVTSEDVAFGKPAPDIFLEVSRRINVAPLECVVFEDSSVGVEAAFTAGMCTIMVPDIEQPSSQITSLAYRVLNSLEQVSELIEELFGETIKNLSH from the coding sequence ATGGATGGTTTGCTTTTTGATACAGAAAGCATTGCTCGCTGGGCTTGGAAGCAGGCTCTAGATAGTCATGGCTATGTGATGGATAATGATTTATACAATGAATTTATCGGTCGAGATTTGTCATGGCGAGAAAAAATCTTAAAAAAAAGATATGGAGAAGACTTTCCTTTTGAGTCTGTGACAGCACAACGTATTAAAATTGGTGATGAGCGAGAAATACGAGAAGGTCTGCCAACTAAAGCAGGTGTATTAGATTTGCTAAATAGGCTGAGCAACTTGGGGGTGATTATAGGGTTAGCAACCGGAACATCTCGCGTTAGAACAATCCGACGCTTAACCGATGCTGCTATTGACCAATACTTTACAACAATTGTAACGAGTGAAGATGTTGCTTTTGGCAAGCCTGCCCCAGATATTTTTCTAGAAGTTAGCCGCAGAATTAATGTTGCACCTTTGGAATGTGTGGTTTTTGAAGATTCATCTGTAGGTGTGGAAGCAGCTTTTACGGCTGGGATGTGTACTATTATGGTTCCCGATATAGAACAGCCATCTTCTCAAATCACAAGTTTGGCTTACCGAGTTTTGAATTCTTTAGAGCAAGTAAGCGAATTAATAGAAGAACTATTTGGTGAAACAATCAAGAACCTGTCCCATTAA
- a CDS encoding serine hydrolase, with translation MRLAQEGRIDIDEDVTYLTSWRVPKVSDRQPRITLRQLLSHTAGLAIHGFLGYSNSVPLPTFIQVHH, from the coding sequence ATGCGTTTGGCACAAGAAGGACGCATAGATATTGATGAAGATGTTACTTATTTAACTTCATGGCGTGTGCCAAAGGTCAGCGATCGGCAACCTCGGATAACGTTACGCCAGTTGTTGAGCCATACTGCTGGCTTGGCGATACATGGCTTTCTCGGCTATTCCAACTCAGTCCCATTGCCAACATTTATTCAAGTTCACCATTGA
- a CDS encoding anthranilate synthase component I, producing MAVISFGSNYEAKFNLIEGLRALSQQVKILAISPVYENPAVGKVGSPPYLNGICLVETNLSPLDLHEQVLRSIEDSLGRIRGEAGKVKCSFDLDLLLYNQEILSTQELELPAAHILRYAYVAVPLALLVPNWIHPVTKHTMVQIAKRFSQQKASFYHRVDVNTAIAQVLHLKQGDETPVSVGCLGTTQAIAGERFSQVSIMKRVQPWYWRKLPLTQRSGSQVFAALFLNDSKNTESLPGNSRQNIATLLESPGTPNTSLARYSICAGSPRYINGQPQLWTPPVGEILPFLRRLLNTQPQQAADSIIPFELPFTGGWLGWLGYDLAWEIEQIPQLKADPLPFPIAYWYEPESFAVLDHQQQILWLATTNAAQLDAMECQLKQGDRDRKIQYFPPADQTQPVTPILQMSQEEYIKAVQQAKKYIQAGDIFQANLSLRFEAHTSVDSWSIYQALQQINPSPFASYWRTPWGAIISCSPERLIELSGRKVQTRPIAGTRSRGATPTQDEQLAQELITNTKERAEHIMLVDLERNDIGRVCEWGTVKVDELLTIERYSHVMHLVSNVIGTLNPNYNAVDLIRAVFPGGTITGCPKVRCLEIIEELEPVKRNLFYGSCGYLDWRGNLDLNILIRTLLYTNVSDSTPDAIVWGQVGAGIVADSDPQKEWHESLNKAQAQLKALELALNISNK from the coding sequence TTGGCTGTAATTTCTTTTGGTTCTAACTATGAAGCAAAGTTCAATTTGATTGAGGGGTTAAGAGCGCTGAGTCAACAGGTAAAAATATTAGCTATATCTCCAGTATACGAAAACCCAGCCGTTGGTAAAGTTGGTAGCCCACCGTATCTTAATGGAATTTGCCTAGTAGAAACAAATCTATCACCACTCGACCTACACGAGCAAGTGTTGCGTTCCATAGAAGATAGTTTAGGGCGAATTCGAGGAGAGGCAGGTAAAGTTAAATGTAGTTTTGATTTAGACCTTTTACTTTACAATCAAGAGATTCTGTCAACGCAAGAGCTAGAATTACCAGCCGCACATATCCTGCGCTACGCTTATGTAGCTGTACCCCTAGCGCTTTTGGTGCCTAATTGGATTCATCCAGTCACAAAACATACAATGGTTCAAATCGCCAAGAGATTTTCTCAACAGAAAGCTAGTTTTTACCACCGAGTAGACGTGAATACTGCGATCGCACAAGTCCTACACCTGAAGCAGGGGGATGAAACTCCAGTTTCAGTAGGGTGTTTGGGAACTACACAAGCGATCGCAGGCGAAAGATTTAGCCAGGTATCAATTATGAAACGGGTACAACCTTGGTATTGGCGCAAGTTACCTCTAACTCAACGCAGTGGTTCACAAGTTTTTGCAGCACTATTTCTCAATGACAGTAAAAATACTGAATCATTACCTGGTAATTCTCGTCAAAACATTGCCACCCTCTTAGAAAGTCCAGGGACACCAAACACCTCGTTAGCTCGGTATTCCATTTGTGCAGGTTCTCCTCGCTACATCAATGGTCAACCGCAGCTATGGACACCGCCTGTAGGAGAAATTTTACCTTTCCTTCGCCGTCTGCTCAACACTCAACCCCAACAAGCAGCGGACTCGATTATACCTTTTGAACTTCCCTTTACAGGTGGTTGGCTGGGATGGCTGGGATATGATTTAGCATGGGAAATCGAGCAAATCCCCCAACTCAAAGCTGATCCGCTTCCTTTCCCAATTGCTTACTGGTATGAACCAGAATCATTTGCAGTGCTGGATCATCAGCAACAAATTCTCTGGTTAGCCACAACAAATGCTGCTCAACTCGACGCTATGGAATGTCAGCTAAAGCAAGGAGATCGAGATAGAAAAATCCAGTATTTCCCACCAGCCGATCAAACTCAACCTGTGACACCCATTTTGCAAATGTCTCAGGAAGAATATATTAAAGCGGTGCAGCAAGCTAAAAAATATATTCAAGCTGGTGATATATTTCAGGCTAATTTATCATTGCGGTTTGAAGCGCATACTTCTGTTGATAGCTGGTCAATTTATCAAGCTTTGCAGCAAATCAATCCTTCTCCCTTTGCGAGTTACTGGCGAACACCTTGGGGAGCAATTATCAGTTGTTCGCCAGAACGGTTAATTGAGTTATCAGGAAGGAAAGTTCAGACTAGACCAATTGCGGGAACGCGATCGCGTGGTGCTACCCCCACCCAAGATGAACAGCTAGCGCAAGAATTAATCACCAACACCAAGGAAAGAGCCGAACATATTATGCTTGTGGACTTAGAGCGTAATGATATCGGTAGAGTTTGCGAGTGGGGAACTGTAAAGGTTGATGAACTCCTCACAATTGAACGTTACAGCCATGTCATGCATCTTGTTAGCAACGTCATTGGTACACTCAACCCAAACTATAACGCGGTAGATTTGATTCGAGCAGTATTTCCTGGAGGTACAATTACAGGTTGTCCTAAAGTTCGTTGTCTGGAAATTATTGAAGAACTCGAACCAGTAAAACGCAATTTATTTTACGGTTCTTGCGGTTATCTAGATTGGCGGGGAAACCTCGACTTAAATATTTTGATTCGCACGCTTCTATATACTAATGTCAGTGATTCTACACCAGATGCAATTGTTTGGGGACAAGTTGGCGCTGGCATTGTTGCAGATAGCGACCCACAAAAAGAATGGCATGAGTCTCTCAATAAAGCACAAGCACAACTCAAAGCGCTAGAGTTAGCTTTAAATATTTCAAATAAATAA
- a CDS encoding alpha-L-glutamate ligase: MNTNIRLLIAACEQLNMKFEILHANHNLMRVFINEKPYYFTNFCTPFLSQSISQIFKDKDYTYSLLKDKVSVPTTKAFLSPFCDEKYKTYLVYQDIDSILEVIKQTLLMPIIVKRNSGSSGNNVFLCQTEEDIKLSLKQIFDVKSKDYDDVALAQEYIDIAHEYRAIIFKNELLLLYEKSKAEAKYVGNLSPLHWEGAKAIHITEKKLISAIKNFIKPIYQDFSIDYGGFDIALDKNGKYWLIEINSHPNFDIFIRNNSEAIIVEMFKKMLQALISCPFKYL, encoded by the coding sequence ATGAATACAAATATTAGACTTTTGATAGCAGCTTGCGAACAGTTAAATATGAAATTTGAAATATTACATGCTAACCATAATTTAATGAGAGTATTCATTAATGAAAAGCCCTATTATTTTACTAATTTCTGTACACCTTTTCTTTCTCAATCAATTAGTCAAATTTTTAAAGACAAAGATTACACTTATTCCCTTTTGAAAGATAAAGTTTCTGTGCCTACAACTAAGGCTTTTTTATCTCCTTTCTGTGACGAAAAATATAAAACATATTTGGTATACCAAGATATTGACTCTATATTAGAAGTAATAAAACAAACCTTATTGATGCCTATAATCGTCAAAAGAAATTCAGGCAGTAGTGGAAATAATGTATTTTTATGTCAAACTGAAGAGGATATCAAATTATCTCTTAAACAAATTTTTGATGTTAAAAGTAAAGATTATGATGACGTTGCCCTGGCTCAAGAATATATTGATATAGCTCATGAATATCGAGCAATTATTTTTAAAAACGAACTGCTGCTACTGTATGAAAAAAGTAAAGCTGAAGCTAAATATGTTGGCAACTTATCTCCCTTACACTGGGAAGGTGCAAAAGCTATACACATAACAGAAAAAAAGCTAATTTCTGCTATTAAAAACTTTATTAAACCAATTTATCAAGATTTTTCAATAGATTATGGTGGGTTTGATATAGCTCTAGATAAAAATGGTAAATATTGGTTAATTGAAATTAACTCTCACCCTAATTTTGATATTTTTATTAGAAATAATAGCGAAGCTATCATCGTCGAAATGTTTAAAAAAATGTTACAAGCCTTGATATCATGTCCGTTTAAATACTTATGA
- a CDS encoding ATP-grasp domain-containing protein, whose protein sequence is MNNNIRLLIEACKELNICFEILHPTQNLLSIMINHKYFYFYNSCTPFITDSSIGRMFKDKDYTYYLLKNRINMPKSKAFLSPFSETTLKKYLLFEDITSILKEIQKDFLMPLIIKRNSGSGGTNVFLCQNEEEIKLSLKQIFDIKSKNSDDIALAQEYIDIAHEYRAIIFNNELLLLYEKSKAEAKFVGNLSPLHWEGAKAVHITEKKVISAIENFIKPIFQEIAITYGGFDIALDKNGKYWLIEINSCPKFDLFIRDNSEAIIIEMLKKMLNSLR, encoded by the coding sequence ATGAATAATAATATCAGACTGTTGATTGAAGCTTGTAAAGAGTTAAATATCTGTTTTGAAATACTCCATCCCACTCAGAACTTACTGAGTATAATGATTAATCATAAATACTTTTATTTTTATAATTCTTGTACACCTTTTATAACTGATTCTTCAATTGGTAGAATGTTTAAAGATAAGGATTATACTTATTATTTATTAAAAAATAGAATCAATATGCCTAAAAGCAAGGCTTTTTTATCTCCTTTTAGCGAAACCACACTCAAAAAATATTTGCTTTTTGAAGATATTACCTCTATTTTAAAAGAAATACAAAAAGATTTTTTGATGCCTTTAATTATCAAAAGAAATTCAGGTAGTGGTGGTACTAATGTATTTTTATGCCAAAATGAAGAGGAAATTAAATTATCTCTTAAACAAATTTTTGATATTAAAAGTAAAAATTCTGATGATATTGCGCTGGCTCAAGAATATATTGACATAGCCCATGAATATCGAGCCATTATTTTTAATAACGAACTGCTGCTACTGTATGAAAAAAGTAAAGCTGAGGCTAAATTTGTCGGTAATCTCTCTCCCCTGCATTGGGAAGGTGCAAAAGCTGTACACATAACAGAAAAAAAGGTAATTTCTGCTATTGAAAACTTTATTAAACCAATATTTCAAGAAATTGCAATTACTTATGGTGGGTTTGATATAGCTCTAGATAAAAATGGTAAATATTGGTTAATTGAAATAAATTCTTGCCCTAAGTTTGATCTCTTTATTAGAGACAATAGTGAAGCAATTATAATAGAAATGTTAAAAAAAATGTTAAACAGCTTAAGGTAA
- a CDS encoding alpha-L-glutamate ligase — MINNIRLWIEACKELEIDFEIIHPNQNLVKVIINNKNYYFANYDTPFVPKIITEMFQYRDYTYHLLKDLVNVPKTKAFLSPFCQDPLYKDWAYSEYRDIDSIIEEINKTFFLPVIIKKTANSSVNNVFICHGRDNIRLTLEKIYQIDSDKYNYFALASEYIDITHEYRSVFCNKELFLLYEKSQAEPQLNSYLSPLEWKDSKSVYITEEKVIFDIINFIQPILKKFPINYGQFNVVLDKNGKYWLTKIIPHPNFDNFINNNSEVIIVEMFKKMLMSLSKE; from the coding sequence ATGATTAATAACATTAGACTTTGGATTGAAGCTTGCAAAGAGTTAGAAATTGATTTTGAAATTATTCATCCTAATCAGAACTTAGTTAAAGTAATAATAAATAATAAAAATTATTATTTTGCTAATTATGATACACCTTTTGTACCTAAAATTATTACTGAAATGTTTCAATATAGGGACTACACTTATCATCTTTTAAAAGATCTAGTCAATGTGCCTAAAACAAAGGCTTTTTTATCCCCTTTTTGCCAAGATCCACTATATAAAGATTGGGCATACTCTGAATACAGAGATATTGACTCTATTATAGAAGAAATAAACAAAACGTTTTTTTTGCCAGTTATTATTAAAAAAACTGCCAATTCTTCGGTTAATAATGTATTTATATGCCACGGTAGAGATAATATCAGGTTAACTCTAGAAAAAATATATCAAATTGATAGTGACAAATATAATTACTTTGCGCTGGCTTCGGAATATATTGATATCACCCATGAATATAGGTCTGTTTTTTGTAATAAGGAATTGTTTTTACTATATGAAAAAAGTCAAGCAGAGCCTCAATTGAACAGTTATCTATCTCCATTAGAATGGAAAGATTCAAAATCTGTATACATAACGGAAGAAAAAGTAATTTTTGATATTATTAATTTTATTCAACCAATTTTAAAAAAATTTCCCATAAATTATGGCCAATTCAATGTAGTTTTGGATAAAAACGGTAAATATTGGTTAACTAAAATAATTCCTCATCCTAATTTTGATAATTTTATCAATAATAATAGTGAAGTCATTATAGTAGAAATGTTTAAAAAAATGTTAATGAGTTTAAGTAAGGAATAA
- a CDS encoding trypsin-like peptidase domain-containing protein, translating into MSSLLALSNSLADTVEQAGSSVVAVNAGTRVSPSGIHWRQGIIVTSDESLQRYDEISITLGDGRNLPVTLVGRDSSTDIAVFQLENADIPVAKIGDATTLKVGHLVLGLARSSEGDLRAAMGAVSVVSGAWRSMSGGNIDQFIRPDISLYSGFAGGPLVDAAGNVVGMNTSGRRGTALTIPVSTVDRVVKQLQTKGHIARGYLGVGMQPVRLPKNLKTALNLSAATGVIVVNVEPSGPADNAGVLLGDVLVTFDSIAVSDTGDVLALLNSSDRIGQTVPVQIIRGGALVELAIAVGERPAE; encoded by the coding sequence ATGTCCTCATTACTGGCTTTGTCCAACAGTTTAGCTGACACCGTAGAACAAGCTGGAAGTTCTGTGGTTGCAGTTAACGCTGGTACACGAGTTTCCCCAAGTGGCATTCACTGGCGTCAGGGTATCATTGTTACCTCTGACGAATCGCTTCAGCGTTATGACGAAATCTCTATTACTTTAGGAGATGGGCGCAATTTACCTGTAACGCTTGTAGGGCGTGACTCAAGCACTGATATAGCTGTCTTCCAACTAGAAAACGCAGATATACCTGTGGCGAAAATTGGCGATGCTACTACACTCAAAGTCGGTCATTTGGTACTGGGACTGGCAAGAAGTAGCGAAGGCGACTTGCGGGCAGCGATGGGTGCGGTGAGTGTGGTGAGTGGCGCTTGGCGGAGTATGAGTGGCGGAAATATCGACCAATTCATCCGTCCAGACATTTCTCTTTACTCTGGCTTTGCAGGCGGCCCACTGGTAGATGCTGCGGGTAATGTGGTAGGCATGAATACATCAGGGCGGCGCGGTACGGCTTTGACTATCCCTGTGTCTACAGTCGATCGCGTGGTTAAGCAATTGCAAACTAAAGGACACATTGCACGGGGCTATCTGGGTGTAGGTATGCAACCTGTGCGTTTGCCCAAAAACCTGAAAACAGCCCTGAATTTATCTGCTGCTACTGGGGTGATTGTCGTCAATGTCGAACCTTCGGGGCCTGCTGACAATGCTGGTGTGTTGCTGGGTGATGTTTTGGTGACATTTGATAGCATTGCCGTCAGCGATACAGGTGATGTGCTAGCACTACTCAATAGTAGCGATCGCATTGGTCAAACTGTCCCTGTACAGATTATACGAGGTGGGGCGTTAGTTGAGTTAGCGATCGCAGTTGGCGAAAGACCTGCTGAGTAA
- a CDS encoding trypsin-like peptidase domain-containing protein, producing the protein MTSITTNIADELALLATKLRHHTVKVKNGSLEVGSGVIWQSDGLIITNAHVATSNQATVELFDGRVFAAVRTHFDPQQDLAALKIATTDLNTATIGDSNALRVGELVLAVGNPLGDTGAVTTGIISANNPRVVMADITLYPGNSGGPLADCLGRVVGINTMIANNLAVAVPSKIVNRFLSGNQRPQLGVSLQPVLLGRRSLGLLVLSVLSDSAAETAGLQVGDILMGVSGRLFTKPDDLARYLHNANKSIALQIQRGKQQFVVDVLLQSGKPAVEAR; encoded by the coding sequence ATGACTAGCATAACTACCAACATAGCTGATGAATTAGCACTGTTAGCTACAAAGCTACGCCATCACACTGTGAAAGTGAAAAATGGTTCTTTGGAAGTCGGTTCTGGTGTGATTTGGCAAAGTGACGGATTAATTATTACTAACGCCCATGTGGCAACCAGCAACCAAGCAACCGTAGAATTGTTTGATGGACGGGTATTTGCAGCTGTGCGTACCCACTTTGACCCACAACAGGATTTAGCAGCCCTGAAAATTGCCACCACAGACCTCAACACTGCAACCATCGGTGATTCTAATGCGCTGCGAGTGGGTGAGTTAGTCTTAGCTGTGGGTAATCCCTTGGGTGACACTGGCGCTGTGACTACCGGGATTATTTCTGCAAATAATCCGCGTGTGGTCATGGCTGATATTACACTCTATCCTGGCAATTCTGGGGGGCCGCTAGCTGACTGTCTCGGTCGAGTCGTGGGAATTAACACGATGATTGCTAATAATTTAGCTGTGGCTGTACCTAGCAAGATTGTCAACCGCTTTTTAAGTGGTAATCAGCGCCCGCAACTGGGGGTGTCTCTGCAACCTGTGCTGTTAGGCAGACGCAGTTTAGGTTTGTTGGTGTTGTCTGTGCTATCTGACAGTGCGGCGGAAACTGCCGGTTTGCAAGTTGGTGATATTTTAATGGGGGTTTCAGGACGGTTATTCACTAAACCTGATGACTTAGCTAGATATCTCCACAACGCTAACAAATCAATAGCACTACAAATCCAGCGCGGCAAGCAGCAATTCGTTGTTGATGTTCTCTTGCAAAGTGGGAAACCTGCTGTGGAGGCGAGATGA
- a CDS encoding response regulator transcription factor: protein MIRVMVVATSPVVRAGLSAVVSGNPQLAVVGSASNLDELTREVEQLQPDVVLLDLSNNPQLVWEKLLLIQEQQYPLGMIVIVEELDSIDLEAALRSGVRGILPSTSTESEIVAAVEAIAFGLVVLHPDMIELLPMREKVLANPVQTLTPREIEVLGMLGFGLGNKAIAKRLHISEHTVKFHVSSIFQKLGVSTRTEAVTVGVRLGLIML from the coding sequence ATGATTCGGGTGATGGTAGTTGCTACTTCCCCTGTAGTCAGGGCGGGGTTATCAGCTGTGGTGAGTGGTAATCCTCAGTTGGCGGTTGTGGGGAGTGCATCCAATTTGGATGAACTGACAAGGGAAGTTGAGCAATTACAACCTGATGTGGTGTTGTTAGATTTAAGCAATAATCCTCAGCTAGTTTGGGAAAAATTGCTACTCATCCAAGAACAGCAATACCCATTAGGAATGATCGTCATTGTTGAGGAACTCGATAGTATTGACTTGGAGGCGGCGTTACGTTCCGGTGTGCGGGGTATATTGCCTAGTACCAGCACAGAGTCGGAAATTGTTGCGGCTGTGGAGGCGATCGCTTTTGGTTTGGTGGTGCTGCACCCGGATATGATAGAATTGCTACCTATGCGGGAAAAGGTCCTGGCAAACCCCGTGCAAACCTTGACCCCAAGGGAGATAGAGGTTTTAGGTATGCTTGGTTTTGGCTTAGGGAATAAAGCGATCGCTAAACGCCTCCATATCTCAGAACATACAGTTAAATTTCACGTTTCTTCTATTTTTCAGAAACTCGGTGTCTCGACCCGCACCGAGGCTGTGACTGTTGGTGTGCGGCTGGGTTTGATTATGCTTTGA
- a CDS encoding right-handed parallel beta-helix repeat-containing protein, whose translation MSSKMIVISLMVGVLFNAAPSADFFYKTGLESNSTNSTLLAQTTSTRGKTYYVSATGNNNNNGLTKDKPFQTIQKAVDAAKAGDTVYVMNGTYTQAKGSNRIVFFYHKDGTPTAPITLKAYPGHKPILKSNNLWAILISGSSYINIEGFTLIGNKDSVTLKYAQEKKDVFNDPLAGSSGIVVTSTLVKGTKAIDRRAHHIVIRNNNISKFCSNGIGVNLSDYITIENNIVSENAWYTSQGAQGMTMLNNLNFDNNTTDYKFIIRGNVVYNNRSFIPWDGRPVITEGHGIMIDSSKQTQVDSVNIPYTGKTLISNNIVYNNGGSGIVALRSSNVDIVNNTTYQNGQSPEFAKTAGEIDAIGSSNVKVFNNIMQAKPNGLVNNVYGATKTTYSKNLVFNSTKYTGK comes from the coding sequence ATGTCTTCTAAAATGATTGTGATATCTTTGATGGTGGGAGTGCTGTTTAATGCAGCGCCAAGCGCTGATTTCTTCTATAAAACTGGCTTAGAAAGCAATAGCACAAATTCTACATTACTGGCTCAGACTACTAGTACTCGTGGGAAGACATATTACGTGTCTGCAACTGGTAATAACAACAATAACGGCCTCACAAAAGATAAGCCATTTCAGACTATACAAAAAGCAGTAGACGCTGCTAAAGCAGGCGACACTGTGTATGTCATGAATGGCACATACACACAAGCAAAGGGGTCTAATAGAATTGTTTTCTTTTACCATAAGGACGGCACTCCTACAGCACCTATCACCCTTAAGGCTTACCCCGGTCACAAGCCAATTCTCAAGTCAAATAATCTCTGGGCTATTTTGATCAGTGGCTCTTCCTACATTAATATAGAAGGATTTACACTTATAGGCAATAAAGATAGTGTTACTTTAAAGTATGCACAAGAAAAAAAAGATGTGTTTAACGACCCTCTTGCTGGTAGCTCAGGTATTGTAGTCACTTCTACTCTTGTGAAAGGAACCAAGGCAATAGATAGGCGTGCCCATCACATAGTAATTCGTAATAACAATATATCCAAATTTTGTTCCAATGGTATAGGCGTAAACCTCAGTGATTACATTACTATTGAAAATAATATAGTGTCAGAAAATGCTTGGTATACATCACAAGGTGCCCAAGGCATGACCATGCTGAATAATTTAAACTTTGATAATAATACAACTGATTATAAATTTATAATTAGAGGAAATGTGGTTTATAATAACCGCAGTTTTATTCCTTGGGATGGCAGACCAGTAATCACCGAGGGTCATGGTATTATGATAGACTCCTCCAAACAAACTCAAGTAGACTCTGTTAATATCCCTTATACAGGAAAAACTTTAATCTCTAATAACATTGTCTACAATAATGGAGGCTCAGGAATTGTAGCTCTCCGTAGCTCTAATGTTGATATTGTTAATAACACCACTTACCAAAATGGCCAAAGTCCTGAATTTGCTAAAACAGCGGGTGAGATAGATGCTATTGGCAGTTCTAACGTCAAGGTTTTTAACAACATCATGCAAGCCAAGCCTAATGGATTAGTTAATAACGTCTATGGTGCGACTAAAACTACCTATAGCAAGAACTTAGTTTTTAACTCCACAAAATATACTGGTAAGTAG
- a CDS encoding serine/threonine protein kinase, with the protein MNATLLSDRYRIISVLGTGGFCETFLAEDTQMPSGRRCVIKQLKPINDNHQVHHLVQRRFQREAAILEELGGSSPQIPNLYAYFQVSGQFYLVQEWIFGQTLSQIVKQNGCLSESEVIPILMSLLNVLDFIHSKGIIHRDIKPDNIILRASDGKPILIDFGAVRETMATVINYEGNVTSSIVIGTPGFMANEQAAGRPVFASDLYSLGLTAIYLLTGKLPHELTTDAYSGESIWDRNAISPNLAAILNKATRFDVRERYPSAKAMLNALQTIANSTAPKISAFNQLSSLPNSAIQEPAVQSSRQNAIFLGSTLVTGGLIGGCVIIGLLLANSYQPRSYREAASSLLPKQQISGNPFLLPPSPSITPHPQTSATPKSPIVNSANLPNSFYFIPDSTVPNLQTALERFKTLQAEGYAKSGVFWIREYPNFSDQPLFVVYVVTFKDRPSCIDFLKTYGINNPKAYCAFASKDPNAPTGREYFKEIK; encoded by the coding sequence ATGAATGCAACACTTTTGAGCGATCGCTATCGCATTATTAGCGTACTTGGAACTGGTGGATTTTGTGAAACATTCTTAGCCGAAGATACACAAATGCCTTCGGGACGACGTTGTGTAATTAAGCAACTCAAACCGATTAATGATAACCATCAGGTTCACCATCTGGTACAAAGGCGATTTCAAAGAGAAGCTGCTATTTTAGAAGAACTTGGAGGATCTAGTCCTCAAATTCCCAACCTATATGCCTATTTTCAGGTATCTGGGCAATTCTATTTAGTGCAGGAATGGATTTTTGGACAAACCCTCAGCCAAATAGTCAAACAAAATGGTTGTTTAAGCGAGAGTGAAGTCATCCCCATCTTAATGAGTCTGCTAAATGTGCTGGATTTTATCCATAGCAAAGGCATTATCCACCGCGATATTAAGCCAGACAACATTATTCTGCGCGCCTCGGATGGCAAACCGATTTTAATTGATTTTGGCGCTGTGCGAGAAACTATGGCAACAGTGATCAATTATGAAGGAAATGTCACCAGTTCAATTGTCATTGGTACACCAGGGTTTATGGCTAATGAACAAGCAGCAGGACGCCCAGTTTTTGCCAGTGACTTGTATAGTTTAGGGTTAACAGCAATTTACCTATTGACAGGTAAATTGCCGCACGAATTGACTACAGATGCCTATAGTGGAGAGAGTATCTGGGATCGGAATGCTATCAGTCCGAATTTAGCAGCAATATTAAATAAAGCAACTCGATTTGATGTTAGGGAACGCTACCCTAGTGCAAAAGCGATGCTCAATGCTTTGCAGACTATTGCAAATTCGACTGCACCAAAAATATCTGCTTTTAACCAACTGTCTAGTTTGCCTAATTCTGCTATCCAAGAACCTGCTGTTCAAAGCAGTAGACAAAACGCGATTTTTCTTGGCAGTACTTTAGTCACAGGTGGATTAATAGGTGGTTGTGTGATTATTGGTCTTTTGTTGGCAAATTCTTATCAACCTCGTTCCTATAGGGAAGCTGCATCTTCCTTACTCCCAAAACAACAAATTTCAGGAAATCCTTTTTTATTACCTCCTTCTCCATCTATAACTCCACATCCCCAAACAAGTGCAACTCCTAAATCACCAATTGTAAATAGCGCTAATCTACCTAATTCTTTTTATTTCATCCCTGATTCGACTGTGCCAAATCTGCAAACTGCTCTAGAACGATTTAAAACTTTACAGGCTGAGGGTTATGCTAAATCAGGTGTGTTCTGGATACGAGAATATCCTAATTTCTCAGATCAACCTTTATTTGTAGTTTATGTGGTTACATTTAAAGACCGCCCTAGTTGTATTGATTTCCTCAAAACTTATGGAATAAACAATCCAAAAGCATATTGCGCCTTTGCTAGTAAAGATCCAAATGCACCGACTGGTCGTGAGTATTTTAAGGAAATAAAGTAA